The region CATCATTTTGATCCTAGGGTCCAAAACAGAAGCAAGCGACATAACAAGATTACATTGGCTCCAATATTTGTCAAATTTTCCCTTCATCGCTTTTGCCATTTCTTTCATAAAATCAGATTCATCTTGGATAGCTTGATCTAAAACTAGTTTGATTCGAAATACCTCAGCAAGATATAAGTTAGCAGTTGGATATTCACTACCTGAAATAATATTTGTAACAACATTAAATACCTCTAGCAACTTGGAAACTTTTTCAACCTTTTCCCAATCATCATCATCTGGAAGAGTTGTATAGCTTGCTTCTCGATCTTGAAAACAAGGGAAGACTTCTTTGAACTGCATTGCAACTGACAACATTTGATAGGTGGAGTTCCAACGAGTAGGGCAATCAAGAATTAATTTTTTACCACCAAGCTTTAGTTGTTGAACTATTTGTGAGAATGTTTGCAACCTTGCTTCAGACTGATTGATGAACTTCACACTTTCACGCACGTCTTCAACTATTTTTGCTATTTTCCCAATACCATCTTGAACAAACAAATTTAGTATATGCGCACAACAACGCACATGAAATAACTTTCCATCTAACACTAATTTCCGGTGCATTAAAATCAGAACTTTTAACTCTTTCAAACATCTATCGTCGTAATGTGCATTATCCACTGACACactaaatattttattttcaatacCCCAATCTTTAAGACATTTGAAGataacatcagcaatatcaacacCACGCCGAGGAGGAGGAACATGAACTAAACTAAGAATGCGTTTCTGCAAAACCCAGTCAGCATCAATGAAATGGCCAGTTAACACCATGTATTCTATCTTCTGATTTTGTGACTTCCATAAATCAGTGGTCAAACAAATCTTATTTACTGTCCTTAAAGTAGACTTCAACTTTTTTCTTTCAGCTTCATAAACAGTAATACAATCATTCTTCAATGTCTTCCGACTAATTTTCTCATATGAAATATTAGAACACTTCATCATAAAATGAAAACCTTCTTCCTCAACAATACTAAATGCATGTTCATGCATCATAATCCAATGTGTGGTGGCTTCTCGTTGTCTTTCATGGTCATATTTACCTCCTGAATTCATTAGTAGTGGTCCAAAAAGCTTCTCATCAATCTTGCTTTTTGCTGGCCGAAAGTTTAATTTTTTTGTTGTGCTACTAGCTTCTTGTAAACATGACATGTTTGTTTTAAATGTCTCATCAAATGACTGGTTGATCCACTAGCAACAACAGAATAATTGTTTTTACAATGTATACATTGCCATTTTTTTCCATTCTTTAATTCCACTTTTTTGAAGTGATCCCAAACTAGAGAAGTTTTCTTCCTCTTGGACTTTTGAATAACAATGTCactgctctcaacattttcttcattcacAACTTCATTTGTCGGTGTTGATTCATTTGTTAGTGGTTCTTCATTAGTATTTGCATTTAAATCAATAATAGGATTCAATACATTTAAACACTCTTCTCCATCTTTTGGTGGTGATTGTGAATCTCCCAATCATTCAAGTGAGGTACTGTATGACATATCTacaatagaaaaataaataaaaccaCAAGTTCCattaaaaaatcattaaaaatttTAAATAGAACATAATAAAAAAATTCTAATAACAGAGTTATATATTTAGTTCAAACCAAGAAAAATAGATTCAGAAAGAACATAtacaaaacaaagaaaataaataaaatcctcATAACAGAGTTATAGTTTATTATATACATGAAGAACATATTCAACATATTCAGAACACAGTAAAAAATGACAAAGCTACTAAAATAATCAGATGATGAGAATAATAATATTTATCTCTATTGAAAAAAATTGTTGAATCTGGAATAAAGAGTTAAAGTTTTTTTTCTTCAGAATAGAGAACAAAGACTGAAAATACGTAATACGAAGGATGAAGGAAGTTCTCTAAAACCTAAAATCTAAAAAGGAATACTAAAAGTTTTGCTTTTGGAAAATGCAATACTAATAAATGGGCATATTTAAAATCTTAAAAAtagttaataataataataaagtcaaaaataatataaaaggatacaaattaaatcatataaatggtacaatatttaaaaaatgttatttttaaagtggtagtttaaaaaacaaatttagaaGTAGTTTAAAATGacattttaaaattaaaagtcacggtgcattatgttttttttttgagttagaagtattttactttgtataaaaaaatgtcacaagtattttttaaaatatttaatttgataaGTTAAAAGGTTAAAATCTATacattatttttttaaatgatactattgagatatatgatttaaaaatattatatatatatatatatatatatatatatatatatatatatatatatatatatatatatatatatataaccgaGTCGACTCATGAACCTTACGAGTCGAACTATACATAGCTCAAGTTCAGCTCATTTATTTTACGAACTTAGTTTTGAGCTCAAGTTCGACTcatttggttcatgaaccaaGTCCAACGAATTAATTATCGAATCGAGTCTCGAACTATTTTCGAGTTGATTTGGTTCATTTCCAGCCCTATCCAGAATATAAAAATCAgcaggaaaaatcaagtcattaacttgaacaagTACATCTTCTACTACTCCAGTAGGGCGGGCATTGCTCATGTTTGCCAACTGAATGGTTAAACCCGTATTCTACAAAGGACCAATATAAAGAttattataaatagaagtaggcataacattaataGAATCTCCTAAATCCAGCATGCAATTTTTgaatttactatccccaatgGTGCATGGAATAACAAAAGCTCCAGGATCCTTGCACTTTTGGGGCATGGCCTGGGTGAGAGATGGAACATTTCACTTAATTATATATTTTTCAGGCACTTTAGGCTGGATGAAGGCAGAAATAACTCTTCCCACATTCACTCTCTCATTCCCTTTCAATCTCCTATTGTGAGTGCATAAGTCTTTAAAAAACTTGGCATATTTTGAAATTTGTTTTATCACATCAAGAAGCGGAATATTCACCGTCACCTTTATGAATATGTCCAATATCTCTTTATCATTATCTTCCTCATCCAACTTTTTATTTTCCGCTGCTCTCTGTGGGAAAGGAATTGGTGGTACATActctttctctttttcaacttCAACCTCAACATCAGAATCAGGTTTAGGTATGTGCTCAATAACTTTGTTATTTTTCTAGTGCCGAGTCTGGTTCAAAACTCTTTCCGGACCTCAAagaaattgcactcacattaaGGCCTTTTGGATTCACTACTGTTTGGGTAGGTAGTTGGTTTGATCATTGAGCTTGTTGCATGacattcattgaagtggcaagttgTCCAATCTGTGTCTACATGTTCTAAATAATATAATATGTATGTTGTTAAAATTGGAGACTGTTTACAGTCATTTGCTTGACAAGGTCCTCTAGTGAAGATCCTGATGGTACAAAGGTAGTTACTTGTGGGGTGTTTTGAGGTGGTGGAAGTGGTAACATCAATTGTTGTTGACTGGGTTATTGTATGGATGGATTCTCATACCGAAGGTCTGGATGGTTTCTCTAGTTGGGATGGTACCTATTAATGGATAGGCCATGAGTGTTGTTGTACCTATACCTGTTGTTGCTTTGAGGGTTATAGATGTTTGATGTGTATGCTTGAGGAAAATTAGAATTTACACCCTCTTATAAGATAGGACAAGTATATGTTGGGTGTCCAGGAGAGATGCAAATGCCACATAATCTTTCAGATTTTCTTTTTCCTACTGCTAATTTTCTCACCAATGAAGTAAGCTCATCAATTCTAGTTTCTAAagccttgttggaagaagaaGCTTGAATTCCATGCACTCCTTTTGTTGGAACCATAAAGTTGCTTATGGTTGTGAATTATTATGAGTTCAGTGACATGTTTTCGATTAGGGTCTTAGTTGCAGTTGTGCTCTTATCAACAAGGGCTCCTCCACTAGCAACATCCATGGTATTTCTGTCCATAGGTAACAACCCTTCATAAAAGTACTGATTTAACAATTGTTTAGAAATATGGTGTTGAGGACAACTTGACACTAACTGCTTGAATCTTCTCCAATATTCGGCCAGTGACTCCATGTCAACCTGTCTAATACCATATATATCTTTTCTGATTGAAGCTACTCTTGAGGTAGGGGAAAATATTTCTAGAAACACTCTTTTTAGTTTATTCCAGCCTGTGATAgaatttggctcaagataatacAACCAATCTTTTGTAACTCCTTGAAGTGAGAACGAGAATGTTATGAGCTTGATATGATCCTCTGTGATTCCTTCAGGTCTCAAAGGTGTAAAGCACACAACCTGGAATTCCTTCAAAAGCTTATGAGGATCCTTACCTGCAAGACCATTAAACCTTGACAACAAGTGCATTAAACcaaatttcaaaaaaaaaaaatgaaaacacGAAATTTAATCTAATTAAGTCAAATAAGaattttacaatttttttttggaattttctgaaactattaaaacaaaataaaaatcataaaaaatagaaaaatgattAATTTCATATTTCTAGGGGGAGTCCACTATTTAGTCTCAAATAAGGGCTTTTGATATCTGATTTGTTTCTAATGAATCGACAAAGAATCAGACTAATCTGAGATGATTTTCCTAAAAATCAATTTTTTACTCTAAAACCTGAAAAGGCCAGAACGCG is a window of Lathyrus oleraceus cultivar Zhongwan6 chromosome 6, CAAS_Psat_ZW6_1.0, whole genome shotgun sequence DNA encoding:
- the LOC127093804 gene encoding zinc finger BED domain-containing protein RICESLEEPER 2-like, giving the protein MVPTKGVHGIQASSSNKALETRIDELTSLNTGLTIQLANMSNARPTGVVEDVLVQVNDLIFPADFYILDRAGNEPNQLENSSRLDSIINSLDLWINQSFDETFKTNMSCLQEASSTTKKLNFRPAKSKIDEKLFGPLLMNSGGKYDHERQREATTHWIMMHEHAFSIVEEEGFHFMMKCSNISYEKISRKTLKNDCITVYEAERKKLKSTLRTVNKICLTTDLWKSQNQKIEYMVLTGHFIDADWVLQKRILSLVHVPPPRRGVDIADVIFKCLKDWGIENKIFSVSVDNAHYDDRCLKELKVLILMHRKLVLDGKLFHVRCCAHILNLFVQDGIGKIAKIVEDVRESVKFINQSEARLQTFSQIVQQLKLGGKKLILDCPTRWNSTYQMLSVAMQFKEVFPCFQDREASYTTLPDDDDWEKVEKVSKLLEVFNVVTNIISGSEYPTANLYLAEVFRIKLVLDQAIQDESDFMKEMAKAMKGKFDKYWSQCNLVMSLASVLDPRIKMMGVKMCFPLIYPEVEARKNIENVRIALDDMYKEYADILSEHSEEGSSRSGVDQNGLILESQKSSGWSLLMNYVEEQQAIPAVKSEIEEYLNESTYKPKDNGHMSFCALELWKLNCGKYRVLSHMAADVLAIPISTMASDSTFSAGGRVIDSFRASLSSSTIEALICGGDWLRILHGIRNKPKVEQVQTEITLLP